One Nicotiana sylvestris chromosome 12, ASM39365v2, whole genome shotgun sequence genomic window carries:
- the LOC138882771 gene encoding uncharacterized protein, which translates to MRRPSEFANCSLIDVVDVIVEEDYETLTIEDPLTACLVNLDEVNEGELAEWVLTLEDRGFWDRTLEFEPLHLQNGETPPAKPSIEEPPKLELKPLPTHLKYACLGPNSTLPVIISSSLLDVQAQQLLQVLKECKTAIGWTMADIKGISSAYCMHKILLEEGHKPSREHQRRLNTNMKDVVKKEVIKWLDAGTIFPIFDSNRGTTKSPLCLRTERRPHSHVHIEFMLFGGCPLAYAMHPLYMFQRCMMVIFSDMVEYIMELFMDDLSVVGNSFDECLTNLTRVLKRYIKTNLVLNWEKCHFMVQEGIVLGHRVSSKGIEVDCAKVDVIAKLPPPTSVKAIRSFLGVAFEELKKRLVTTPIIVAPDWEQPFELMCDASNYAVGAVLRQRKDKLMQPIYYSSRTLSGAQLNYTVTEKEMLDVVFAFDKFKSYLIVSKVIVYTDHAALRYLIKNKESQLRLIRWVLLLQEFNLEIRDLKGTKNQVVDHLSRLEGAENSVEVEDILETFPYDQLLATSLEEVPWYADFANYLFSRAAFTWWEAYKRRRPVGVAPLTLQQFSVLFLEKYVPQSRCEELHRQFGERIGRFVDGLAYQLQILMTRDRVSGASFEEVVDIARDIEFVRR; encoded by the exons atgaggcgaccaagtgaattcgccaattgttctcttattgatgtcgtggatgtaattGTGGAAGAGGATTATGAGACACTGACTATTGAAGATCCTCTTACTGCATGTCTTGTGAATCTAGATGAGGTGAACGAGGGAGAATTAGCAGAATGGGTGCTAACTTTAGAGGACAGAGGGTTTTGGGATAGAACACTTGAATTCGAGCCCCTGCACTTACAAAAcggagaaactcctccagccaagccatccatagaagaaccaccaaagctggagttgaaACCACTACCCACCCATCTCAAGTATGCGTGCCtaggacctaactccacattacctgttattatctcatcaagtttgttagatgtgcaggcacaacagcttttgcaggtactcaaggagtgcaagactgctattgggtggaccatggcagacattaagGGGATTAGCTCAGCatattgtatgcataaaattctactggaagaggggcacaaaccttcgAGGGAGCACCAAAGAAGGTTGAACACCAACATGAAGGATGTGGTAAAGAAAGAGGTgattaagtggttggatgcgggAACCATTTTCCCCATCTTTGACAGCAACCGG ggtacaaccaaatctccaTTGTGCctgaggacagagagaagacctcatTCACATGTCCATATAGAATTTATGCttttcggaggatgccctttggcctatgcaatgcacccgttGTATATGttccaaaggtgtatgatggtcaTATTCTCTGACATGGTCGAATACATAATGGAGTTATTCATGGATGATTTATCAGTGGTGGGAaactcatttgatgagtgccttaCAAATCTGACCCGAGTGTTGAAAAGATATATTAAGACTAACCTGGtacttaattgggaaaagtgtcatttcatggtacaagagggtATAGTCTTAGGACACAGGGTAtcaagcaagggaattgaggtgGATTGTGCGAAAGTTGATGTGATAGCAAAGCTTCCACCCCCCACAtcagtcaaggcaatcaggagcttcctcgg ggtagcattcgaggagttgaaaaaaaggctagtcacaacacccatcattgttgcccccgattgggagcaaccattcgaactcatgtgtgatgccagtaACTATGCAGTGGGAGCAGTGTTGCGACAGAggaaagacaagctaatgcaACCAATCTACTATTCTAGTAGAACGTTGAGTGGAGCCCAActgaactacactgtgactgaaaAAGAGATGCTCGATGTGGTGTTTGCATTCGACAAGTTCAAATCGTACCTGATTGTCTCTAAAgtaattgtatatactgatcatgccgctctcaggtacttgattaaGAATAAGGAGTCACAGCtgcgcctgattcgttgggtgttgtTACTGCAAGAGTTCAACCTGGAGATTCGTGACCTTAAGGGCACAAAAAACCAAGTTgttgatcatctatcacgacttgaaggagctgaaaactcagttgaggtagaggatattctggaaacctttccataTGACCAGCTACTCGCTACAagccttgaggaagtgccatggtatgcagactttgcaaattacctg TTCTCTAGAGCTGcgttcacttggtgggaggcttataagaggcgtaggccggttggtgtAGCGCCGCTTACATTGCAgcaattctccgttctcttcctagagaagtatgtgccgcagtcccgctGTGAAGAGTTGCATAGGCAGTTTGG AGAGAGGATTGGGAGGTTCGTTGATGGACTCGCATATCAGTTGCagattcttatgactagagatagggtgtctggtgcttcttttgaggaggttgttgacatcgctcGGGATATTGAGTTTGTTCGCCGCTAG
- the LOC138882772 gene encoding uncharacterized protein, whose product MKAQALADHLTKNPVNEDYEPLRTYFPDEEVMHVDELEQAEKLGWKLFFDGAANMKGVGIRVVLIFEAGHHYPVITQLRFYCTNNMAEYEACILDLRLAADMDVQEVLVLGYSDLLFRSVEFRHIPRVHNEVADALATLASMLHHPDKAYVDPLHIQVRDQHAYYNMIEEELDGKPWFHDIQEYIRMGIYPVATGDQKRTIRWLASKFFLSGGVLYKRPPDLGLLRCIDVRQATTVMNEVYSGVCRPHMSGYVLAKKILREVMSWEMYGFRQKGQEGKIAVGILQLRISQKVKTIFFDQFKVVGKPPPTRMPR is encoded by the exons atgaaagcccaagcattggctgatcatttgaCCAAAAACCCGGTCaatgaagattacgagccattgagaacttattttcccgatgaagaagtgatgcatgtcgatgaactagaacaggccgaaaaactaggttggaaacttttctttgatggggctgctaacatgaaaggagtggggATAAGAGTCGTGCTTATTTTTGAagcagggcatcactatcctgttataactcaacttcgtttctattgtaccaacaatatggctgagtacgaagcatgcattttggatttaaggctagctgcagacatggatgtccaggaagtcttggtgtTGGGatactcggatcttctg tttcgatcagtggagttcaggcatattccgagggtCCATAacgaggtcgccgatgctttggctaccctggcgtcaatgttgcaccatccggacaaagcttatgtcgatcctctgcatattcaagtacgagatcagcatgcttactacaacatgattgaagaagagcTTGATGGCAAACCGTGGTTTCATGATATCCaagagtacatcagaatggggatatatccagtagccacgggggatcagaagagaacaattcgatggcTGGCAAGTaaattcttcttaagtggaggagttttgtataaaagaccaccagaccttggattgttaagatgcatagatgttagacaagctacgactgtcatgaaCGAAGTATATTCAGGAGTTTgcagaccacatatgagcgggtatgtgctggcaaagaaaattctccgagaag taatgtcgtgggagatgtACGGTTTCAGGCAGAAAGGTCAAGAGGGGAAAATAGCAGTTGGGAtcttgcagttaaggatcagtcagaaggtcaaaacaatcttTTTCGATCAGTTCAAGGTAGTTGGAAAACCACCTCCAACAAGAATGCCACGatga